The Ipomoea triloba cultivar NCNSP0323 chromosome 4, ASM357664v1 DNA segment AATTCACTTCACCGTTAGATAAATCTACCTCACTATTTGTAGGAAATTGTTCTGCAACTTGAGTTGTTGGAATTTCAACATTTCCCCCACCTACATACTCAACTTCTAGATCTATAAACTTCACAAACTCAGAATCATCAATTGCAGCCTGCTCAATCTCATAATCACTATCTTCAAACTTGTCTAACTCATCTTCTAAATAATCTCCACTGTCATATTCTTCATCTGTACTCTCAACTTCTCCAACCACTGCTTCATCAATCTCAAAAGCTTCTATCTCAACTTCACTTCTCTCATGCTCTCCAGCCACTCCTACAATAACCCAAATCTCCAATACCTTAGGCCTTACAATAGAGTTCACCAAGTTCCAAGCCTCTAAATCCAATACTCGCTCTATCAATTCACTATTAGTCTTAGCAAAGCACCTACATCCTTCTTTTTTATATCACAATTGTTCAACTTTTTCCCATAACATCATTATTCTCCGTTCGTCATAATCCGAGTCAGAAAACCACCTAACATTGCCCCCCACATATTTAGGTGGGTTACCAATCTCTATCCTACCACCATGCCTTAATTTAACTTTGAAAGTATTACTATCTTGACCACCTGCTGTAAAGAATACATAAAGTAACACCACAAATgtattaactttaaaatttacaCCTATTGTAAAGAATATATGATGAAAGTTCAACACAGTGAATTAGATTATTCAGTTACAATACAAATCCTATATCACTAAGGATACCTCAAGACTCTCCTATACAATAGGGAAACCTAAGTCAAATCAATACACACCACACAACACACTAACcatataatacaaataataataatgttactaCTAATATTACTCACACatcccctcaagcacaaggttggtcagcaacaacattgagcttgttcCGGAGAGTCCCAAAGCGCGGAGTAAGCAGCGACTTTGTGAAGATGTCGGCTAGCTGATCATTCATAGAGACGAAGTTGACCACAAAGTCCCCAGAAGCAACCTTGTCCCATACGAAGTGGTAGTCAACTTCGACATGCTTGGTTCGAGCGTGAAAATATGGGTTGGCAGCAAGATACacagcaccaagattgtcaaaCTACAAGGTTGCTGGACTGCCAGTGTGTAGGCTTAGTTCCCGTAACAACGAAACAATCCACGTGACATCAGCTGCAACATCAGCCAGGCCTTTATACTCAGCCTCTGTCGAGGAGCGAGCCACTATGCGTTGCTTGCAGGAAAGCCATGAGACGAGATTGGAACCCAAGAATGCTGCATAACCACTGGTTTACTTCCTGTCTACCAGACACCTTAcctgatatctgctattttgtacaattattcacctcttattctagttgttttgaaggttattttctgtatcctagtgaaattgggaattgtttgtgtgttattttgtccaagtgctgatttatctacaaggaacgacaaaggaagaatattggaacattttggacaagttctggaagaaaagaaaattacaaggaagaatacaagttggaaaagaattggaagttgcctaatgggccaaggcccatctacctcctatatattctacctattctctacaattgaggaggttcccttacagagttctgaaccctagtttttagtttatattttccccagcatagtttagactagttttacattagattattttatttcaagcttggaatcttggattgaagttggatttgttctttatcagttaagtttctcttcccttttatttcttatgatgtttatggttatttattcttgctttgctgtgtttactcccatcatgcgagagtaattcgtttatgggtcTGGATTAGGGGTTCAtggttaatcttgatgttcggtttatgattattgcataaagggattaaatcttttgcctagggtttatgttgatttggggatttctttctacttgttattgattgatggccacaattaattgctagtctaggagagggattcattacaacggaagttggatggagacctcgagccttaccaatttcaacctaattttcctgctatgaaagtagaggtaattttgggggcttacaatgcttaggtgtttaaggttataattgatgcatcacgacagtggggcaattgtagcctaattcttgttattgattacgaaagtagctgactTGAATTCTTtagtgcattgcccataaatcccttggttaattattctttccctaatcctgagttggttggaacatcaagattacaatccccctaatctggcccatacctttatcatatagttttcaccttaatcaattacttttttttattccacatcattcagtctttgttacttggattctataaattcatatactctagtgcctggtaattcacacagtttcgtgccataacaccaatcctcagcggaacgacattacaccctttttacactcatcatttgtgctcatcactaCCCAATCTGAATCTGAATATGCATATGCATGAATATCATATGATGCTAACGCAGTTAGTCGCAAACCGTAGTCCAAGGTTCCTTTGACGTAGCGTAAGACGTGGTTGAGTAGGCCTCAATGATCATTGGTGGGATTGTGAGGTACTGTAGGGCCCCTACTATATGCCGATATTGCGTGGGGTTGTCAAAAGACTTAGTCGATGGGCTTACGGCCCGTGTTACAGCAGCCGGGGTTGCTAGTGGTTTGCAGTTAGACATACCAGCCCGGGTTAAAATATCACCCATATAGCACCGTTGACTAAGAATGAGGTCATTGTCGTTGTGTAGGGTCTCGATGCCGAAAAAGAATGCCGGTTTGCCTAGATCCCTAACCTTGAAAGTTGAGGAGAGCCGCTAGAGAAGTGTGTCTATTAAGGTGGAGTCATTGCCCATCATTATAATGTCGTCCGCAAAAACACGTGAGATGCCAGCTGTGTAGTGAAACAATGATACATTTGTCTTGGACGCGGAGAAACCCGCGAAGACTAAGTAGTCATGCAACCGTTTAAACCAAGCCACCGGTGTTTGTTTGAGCCCGTAAAGAGACCGCTATAGATGACATACATGATCCGGATGTTTGGGATCCTCGTACCCCGGAGGCTACTTCATGTAGAGTGTTTCTGCCAAGTGACCATTGAGAAAATCATTATGCACGCCAAGCTAACAGAGGGTCCACCCGTTGACACCGTAAGAGAGAGAAGTATACGCACCGTGGTCGGTTTGACCACAGGACTAAAGGTGTCGAAGAAATCCTCATCGGCGACCTGGTTAAACCCTTTGGCAACTGGGCAAGCTTTGTAGCGTTCAACTGTACCATCTGCGTTGCGTTTGGTGCGAAAAACCCATTTGCACCCAATAATATTCATACGCGGGTCCGCCGGTACTAGTCGCCAGGTGGAATTGTGGAGCAGGGCATTGAACTCTTGATCCATGGCGTCACACCATTGTGGGTGGCCTACAGCTTGGGGATAACACGTCGAATCTGCAGTGGCATTAAGAGCATAAAACCGCTCGCCCGTTCCTCGAGTCATGTGCCATAGCCGCATGATATGTCCCCGTTTAGGAAATTGAGAGTGAATCGAGTTAGTCTCAGTAGGGGCAGTAGCTGTTGGACCTTCTAGCGCCAAGGGAGTAGATACCTGGGTTATGGGCTCGGCCTCTTGTAGAGGTGGGGGCTAAACAGATGTTGCCACAACTCCTGATCCCCAAGGTGGAGTGGAATCTAGGTGCTGCTGTTTGTCCTGAATAGGTGTTactgaaaaaggaaaaacagatTCATCAAAACTAACATGGCGACAGATAAAGGTTTTTCCAGTGGTTAGGTCCATGCAACAATAACCCCTAAATGACGTGGGGTAACCTAGGAAGACACAGGGCGCCAATCGATACTCTATCTTGTGCCGGTTGTATGGCCTTAGATATGGATAGCACCGACACCCGAATACTCGAAGAAAACTGTATGGCGGCGGGGATTTATATAGGCAATAGTACGGGCTTTCAAACTGTAGGGCAGAAGTGGGGAGGTAATTTATTAGACAGGTAGTTATTTCAAACGCATAGTCCCAGTATTTTTGGGGAACTGAGCCTTTAGCGAGAATAGTTAGGCTGGTTTCAACAACATGTCGATTCCGGCGTTCAACTCGCACATTTTGCTCATGCTTGTAGGCACAAGATTGCCTGTGGATAATCCCGAGTGATTCAAATGTCTTATGTAAACAACGGTATTCACCCCTTAAGTCAGACTGTATAGACTTGATAGAACGCGAAAATCGACGTTCTACCATCATATGAGACATGTCAAATATTTTATAGATGTCTGATTTTAACCGTAAGGGATAAAACCAGCAAAAAAGGGAGTAGTCATAtacaaataatacaaaatagcAAAAATCCGAACTAGAAATAACAGGCGTCGGGCCCCAAATATCCGTATACAATAAGTCTAAAACATTCGAACTGGAAGTAATAACCCTATCTAACGGAAACCGACTAGATTTGCCTAATTGACAGGCAGAGCACATTGTCAACGAACTGGATTTATTTGTGGTAACTGGACAActctgataccagatgagattTCAACACAGTGAATTAGATTATTCAGTTACTATACATATCCTATATCACTAAGGATACCTCAAGACTCTCCTATACAATAGGGAAGCCTAAGTCAAATCAATACACACCATACAACAGACTAACcatataatacaaataataataataatgttactaCTAATATTACTCACATATATAGAGTAACAGCacacataaaattaataaagctATTGCATTGGATGTAAATGGTCCCCATGTGCTTAAAGATATTGAATTTAAAGACAAAATGGACCCCATTacaaacaatattcaaacaACATAAATGCAGACACAATTTTCTAGTCAATGGTGGTCCCCATTCCATTAAAGCTACTGCAATTCAACAACCTAAAAGCTACTGCAACAGACGCATTTTCCAGTATAACTCACATTATTTCCCTAGTAATACACGCAAATACCTTAAAGCTACTGCAATTCAAACTACTGCCACACATCCCCTAGTAATTTCACCTTTATCCCTCTACCCATTACCCAATATGTCACCACAATAACAAAAAAGGTTACTATGCATACAAAACTGTTACAAATTTGtacaaacaaacacaaaaagaaTCTCAACTTACTAGTTGCAGGTGTGCCTATCGACGCACTTGAACCAGAAGCTTGCATTTCCCTGTGAACCCGCACTTCAACACACACTAGAACACGAACTACAACCCGGACCTTTCGAACTGGAAAATGCTACCACTTTACACAAGTTTCGCCGGTTGTTTCGCCTTACGAATCCTCGACGATTTACACTTTAGGTTAAACAAATTGGGGATTTTTCCCCTTATCTGTAAACAGACCACGCGGGCAGTCTGGGCTGCTAGTTATCATGCAAAATTACTTGAATACCCTCCAATTACACAGACTACTAACGGTTGAccaaacggaggaccaaaatagtTAAAGTTTtcatagtcaaggactaaattgggcacaaaaatttatcgatgaccaaattggtaatttcgcgaTAGGCGagagaccatttcggtaataaactctttgcTAAACTTGATAGTGGATGaccaatttataaattttgctatagtcgagggaccattttgggtattaactcttttctaatatttttttcccaaatctctttctttattttttctcaaCCCTCATTCTTCTTCCACTTTTTCGCAGCCCCTATTCTTCATCTTGTTTTTCCCAGGCCCCATTCTCACTACtacaaaaagtaacatttaatttCGATCACATAACGtcattttttaccaaaatcgatgtcaaaacaataaattattttataatttttaaagaacatttttaacgttagtttttttttaaaataatactcgACATCATAAACTAAGTATTTGATGCATTTAAGTGGTGATGGTAAAAAGAGGGTGAAAAtatcgttccgctgaggattaaGGCTATGTCACGTACTTATATGAATTGCTAAATCCTAGGCACTAATGTTTTGGAATTTAGAAGGATCCAAGCAAATTATGATTGAGAATGGAAAGTAAACTAATATTTTTGGGTTTTTAATATAAAGGAATGCAAATTAAGTATAGattaactatatgataaaagaatgggccCAAATTAGGGATATTGCTTTCTTGATGCAgtaacaatctcagaattaggggaaaaacaattcaccaagggatatatggcaatgcacaaaaaaaattcaagtttaAGCTACGAtagtaatcaataaacaagaattggagtaggattgccccactttcgtgatgtaTCAATCCTAACCttgaaacacaaaagcattataagccccaaTTCACCCCTATTTTCATAGAAGGAAAATTGGGTTTGAAATTGGTTAGACTTGAGTCTTTCATCCAACTTTCATTGAGATAAAAGCCTCTCCAAAACAAGCTAACAATTGCTACACATCAATCACTAACAAGAGGAATTaacaatccaattcaaacattaAACTCTATGTAGATAatttatcccctttatgcaataatcaaatacctagcatcaagaatagcaacagaaccctaatccaaacccaaaagctaactactcacaCATTATAGATATAATAAATAAAGCAAGGGTAAAGTAAATCTCCATCAACATTGCAAGAAGTctgaaaataaaaggaataaaGAGTAAAggaaacttctctattgaagaagaagaaatcttgGTATAAATACACTCCAATCCGCAATTAAAAGCTTGAAAGTAAGTAATCCAATGTAAAACTTTGCTaatctatgctagggaaatctgaagagaagagaaaaaatatACTAAAGTTTGCTAGGGTTCGGAATCCCCCAAAAGTGTAGAAAATCGTGCCTTAAATAGAAGACAGACAAACCTCACGGCCTCCCTCACGACCGTGTACTGGGTCGTGAGGGGGTCGCGATCGGGTGGCGATTCTAGTGGCCTCATGGCCACTCACACAACCGTGTGGCTCcttctttgtttgtttcttgCCCAGTTCGTGCTCCGTTGTTCCTATCTTCCTTGAGTGGGTTCCTTAGCTtccaaaatttatcaaataagctCCAAAATACTTCCTTTGCTACTCATTGTGGACAATTACACCTTTGAACAacataacacacaaacgagtctcaatTCCCACTAAAGTAAAGACATTTTGTATTGAAATAAGGAGTAAATAATGGTTCAAAATCAGAGATATCagtattgaaaaaaaatgaatacaatATATGACGTCGATTTTTATCAAACTAACGTTGTATATtgtaactattttttaattttaatttttagtatacGACGTTGATTTTCAATAAAACCGACGTCATATGCTGatgaatttctttttaaatacgatgtcaattatttaccaaactgACATTGTATagctaaattattattttttaataactatACGACGTTGACTTTTTATAAAAACTGACATTGTatagtattaatttttaaaaaaatatattaaaaacctACGATGTCGACTTTCTATAAAAGCCGATGTCGTAGGTATacgaaattttttaaaaaatactagaTATGATgtcaattatttaccaaaccgacgttgtatagctaacttaattcttttttaaaaactatacgACGTTGACTTTTTATAAATGCCGACGTCGtatagtattaattaaaaaaattattaaaaaccatGAGGATTATGGTCAACTTTGTTAACAAGGCACAATCGCTCTTTATTGTATTGGTCATGATAGTGCAATCCTCTTAGAGATTAAGGaaaagagtggacgtaggctgaCTTTAGCCGAACCACTtcaaaaatctctctctcaccTATCTCTTTACATATTACAGTTTACTTTCAATTCATAACCTACCAAACCTAAAGttttaaagagaaaaatgtgtgcaaacaaattttaaaaagggaTAACAATTATTTTCCGTTGCATTACTttgaaaatgttttaaaaaattattcaagttTATTCACTCCTCTCTAGACTTAACCCCTACTAATagggtatgtatatatatatatatatatatatatatatatatatatatatatatatatatatatatatatgatcaaatacAAATGCTTCTACAGGTAAAAAATACGCACAATTTCTAACAGTAGATATATTCCAAATCAACAGCCCaaattgaatattaattaaaaaccaTGCGGTGTCataattgtaattttgagtAAGTAAGTCAGATTGTCTTTTATATCtgagtgcacatttttcttcttcgagtgcacatttttttttcaagtacaTATTTATCTTCTTCGAGTGCATCTGTTTTGTTTCAAtacttagtttttcctttgagtgcacatctttgtgcctttgAGTGCAAAAAATtagccttcaagtgcacattttgtAGCTTTCAAGTGCATGTTTTCCTTTCTAAGAGTGCACACTTAGGGCCTGTTTACCAACagaaaattgttttctattttctattttctattttctattttcattctctgttttcaattttgaaaaattgtttaCTAGTACTGGTTTTCGAAATTCATTTTCCACTTAGttaattatatactttatatatatacacacacaaaattaaaataaataaaatgactaGTAATTAATTAAGACTAAGTTATGTCATTACAAAATGTTATTacaaaacattacaaataaaatggagtacatcatcaattattataatttaccCATATTGCATTTGCAATGTCTTCACGCACTTGTAGCATTTGATGTTGTTGACTCATATCTAATTGTACGGTATCATTTCCAACTCCACTAGTGGTTCCACCATCATTTCCAACTCCACTAGTGCTTCCACCATCATCATCCAAAATCATATCTTGCATGCCGTACATGCTAGCTAATTGATCATCCATATCTTTCAATCGTATGAAATTGTGTAATGCACAACATGCAATAGGGATTTGGCTTTGTCTAACTAAATCTCGCTTTTAAAAGTCCAAAGCATCTCTCAATCACATTCCGCAATGATGAGTGTCGATAATTAAATAGAGCTTGCTTATTTTGTATTCGTCCTTGGCCACGAAACTCATTCAAGTGATAGGCCTCCCCGCGGTATGCTGCCAAAAAACCAGGTACATTTGGGTAACCAGCATCAACAACGTAGTAATGACCTATTAATTCAAGAAATTGACTATACTTAATGAAATActattaaattgatttaaattaaatttgaatacgctaagttaataaataatttaaattaagttTAATCAAATGTTCTAACCTTCAAGTGGCAGGGGAAACCCAATTTCAGGCTTTGAAAGTGCATCTAAAAATATGCGAGAATCATTTGCACTTCCTTCCCAACCCGCATATACAAATGTAAACATCATGTCATGCGAGCAAACCGCCATGACATTTTGAGTCACCATTCCTCCTTTTCTACCTCGAAATGTAGTTTGCTTTGATGTAGGTACCCAAGCTGCCACAGTATCCATTGCATTATACAACTTATCCCTCCATTTCTTGTTAATGCTCTTCCTCGCGCTACCAACAAAATCCATCATCTCATCCAAAccccttttcccttttgaacTAGTATTACCTGTTGGAACTTCAGTTACTGATGGTTTTGCATCACGTAAGAACTCATCATCGGCAAGGCGTTCCTCATCAGAGTTAAGTGGCATTTGCATGGACGAGTTGGCAAGACCTCCAGTAGCAACAGATCGGGCAAATACCTCAGCCATTAGCTGGTAATGCTTGCAACTATTTCTCTTATAACTCTTGAATTTAGGATGTTTATGTttcaattaaacaattaaacaaatcaATCAATGAAATTAAACAATTCAATGAAATAATTCAGCAGCACTATTACACTAATATAACTCAATTTTTGGGTTCATACCTTCTCAAATTTTTTCCATGTATCCTCACATGCATCCACAGTGTTTGTAAGTGAGTTGTATGTTACCCCCGTATGAGAAATCAACTCAGAAAATTGCACGTACATCAATTTCAGCCGGCTACACTTTCCTTTAAGTTTAGTCATCCCGTAACTGAGACCAACTAACACCATTATCTCCCAATCAATATCATTCCAGTCTGAAGGTTTTAGTGAAAGTAGTTCggaggaattttttttttactctttcatttaaaattgtcaaaaattgTATAACGGCTGTATCAGGCCATTTTGCGTCTTCCTCATTTGTTTCTTCCAAGTTATTCATCTAAGTAAATATGCAATCATTAATATATTACAGCCCTAAGGAGCACATAAAATAGCTAAAAACCTGCCTCCTAATATATGTTTTAAACCAAGCAGCACATATTCCTACTGGCAGGGTAAAACTATGCAATCATATGCAAGCAACacatatgttttaaaataactaTGCAATCATACAATTAGTCAATTAGTCTAAGCAATCATATTCCTACTGGCAGGGTAATACATCccctatttaatatattaagtaGCAAGCTAAGCATGGTGATTAAGCATAATTGCAATCCATCCCACCACATTTTTCTACTTCAATCACCTCTTTCATCTAATAGAGTGACCACTTCTTTCACATCCAGTATCCCAAAACAATCCTGGTAAAagtttattttgttcttttcaaATCCTGAATCTTTTTTGGCTCTCTTTTAACTTGGTAATAATAGATATTGTTCCTAACCTAAACCCCTTACTGTTATGatgtttagttttatattaaatttttaaagttttgtaCCAAATTCTGTCTTATAATGACATATTGTTCTCCAAATCAGTACACTTGTGCACTAGGTCAATATGTCAAACAAAATACTTCCAGTTTATAATTTGGGCTTCTAATGTTTTATGATATCTCTGCTTATTTCAATCAAGTACAAAACGATTTGTTGGATTAAAATTTGTTGTACTTTAATAGGTGCACCTGGTTATATTACCTCTATATTTTTGAATGGAATGTCTTTTCTAGAAGGGTGGGAACAAAATTTTTTCATATCGAAGTGGATCATGGACCAATTGGTACGGATTGCTAAGTTAGTCACCTTTTCTGAAATCATCCCAAATAACTATCATGTGCATGCTTTAATTGGCTTGTAAACTACTTTTATCCAAAACAATACCCTCTTCCTCTTTATTTTTATCCCTACTTCTGTGATTGTGTAGGGGTTTTGCCACCTATTCCCAGATTAAAGTGAACAACATGGAATTAAGAGGGATTGCTAGTTCTATCTCCTCCAATCCCATGAACCAAAATACACCTTAGATCTATATTTTCACATATCTAAAGAGTTAGTGGATATAATTTTAGATGGTTCTTTGGAGGTTAGTTTGTGAAATTCAGTTGAGagtaatatactaatatgtGATAGTTGTCTATTTGTATACTTTTGCTGgttctaatttttaaatctttctcaactCGGTAATCAAGTTTGTGTCCAATTAAGCAACTCTTCTAGTAAAACGTTAATGCAAGCTCATGGTTGAAGTAGAAAAATGTGATTAAGGGTCCTCCACCCAACAGAACAGAGCATCCTAGAAGGGTATTTCACTCCACTGAACTTTATCCATAGCAAAAATAAAACATTCAAAAAACCCTCCCACATAGAACACAAAAAACCCTACAACACAGACACCATAAGAGAAccaattaagcaaaaaaaaaaaaaaaaaaaacacatacaaaAACAAACCTAAAGAGAACCAACCAGCACATTGTCCACACAATAGAAAATTTTAGCTCAGAAAATGTACAGTTAAAAATGCACATCATAAATACTCTTCAGATCTGCTATGTAAGGGCTAAAGAAATATCTACAATTACACatcataaataattttaagatctGTACTATAAGGACTCCAAAAATATACACTGAAATTGCACATCATAAACAAAATATACTGAAATGGGGTAGTCTTTGAGATCAAGAAGGCTTACCCTGGAGAGAGGTGATGGGCACGATCCAACAAATGACTTTGGGGACTCTGTCTTGGGAGTGAAGTGACCGCCGAGTATAGGGATGACCGGAGGAGGGCGGAGTTCCGTCGGAGGAGAGTCGCGTCTGTCTAGGCAGTTTATGAAGTCGTCTCTACTAGACGCTCttagacgaagaagaagaaagatccCAGGTCGCCTCTGTCTCTCTAGTACAAGGagtagatgaagaagaagaaagaaacgcCTCTACCCTGCCTCTCTGGTACTGGTACACTAAGtagaggaagaaaaagaaagaaaaggtgAGAAGAAATCACGCTGCCAATAGGAATCGAATAAATGACCTCATCTACTTTTTACTGTTCACGCGAGTTTTCAAATCAGAAAACACATTTTTAGCTTGTTTCAGTTTTCCTATTAAATAGAGACACTTTTcccaattttcaaaatgagaaCATGTATACGTAAAcgtgtttttacttttttatctctcaaatttctaaaattttcagaaaatcaGGAAAATTTCCACTAAGTAAACATCCCcttaattttcttataattttcccttttagtgtctcccccccccccccccccccccNNNNNNNNNNNNNNNNNNNNNNNNNNNNNNNNNNNNNNNNNNNNNNNNNNNNNNNNNNNNNNNNNNNNNNNNNNNNNNNNNNNNNNNNNNNNNNNNNNNNNNNNNNNNNNNNNNNNNNNNNNNNNNNNNNNNNNNNNNNNNNNNNNNNNNNNNNNNNNNNNNNNNNNNNNNNNNNNNNNNNNNNNNNNNNNNNNNNNNNNNNNNNNNNNNNNNNNNNNNNNNNNNNNNNNNNNNNNNNNNNNNNNNNNNNNNNNNNNNNNNNNNNNNNNNNNNNNNNNNNNNNNNNNNNNNNNNNNNNNNNNNNNNNNNNNNNNNNNNNNNNNNNNNNNNNNNNNNNNNNNNNNNNNNNNNNNNNNNNNNNNNNNNNNNNNNNNNNNNNNNNNNNNNNNNNNNN contains these protein-coding regions:
- the LOC116016021 gene encoding uncharacterized protein LOC116016021 yields the protein MVLVGLSYGMTKLKGKCSRLKLMYVQFSELISHTGVTYNSLTNTVDACEDTWKKFEKSYKRNSCKHYQLMAEVFARSVATGGLANSSMQMPLNSDEERLADDEFLRDAKPSVTEVPTGNTSSKGKRGLDEMMDFVGSARKSINKKWRDKLYNAMDTVAAWVPTSKQTTFRGRKGGMVTQNVMAVCSHDMMFTFVYAGWEGSANDSRIFLDALSKPEIGFPLPLEGHYYVVDAGYPNVPGFLAAYRGEAYHLNEFRGQGRIQNKQALFNYRHSSLRNVIERCFGLLKARFS